The region CCACCGGTTTGTTGAACGCCCCGGGCGATTTCTGAAATGCGTGTCCCTAATTTTCTTATAATCACGGCGCCCAGTACAATACAAAGAAGCGCGCCTAGGACCGCGGTGATTAAGTTGATCGTTCTTAAGTTTGATCCCGAGTTATGAACCGTACCTGCATCCCGTTCAATTAAGTCTCCCAGTTTTTCCATTTCCGCTTCTAAAATCTTAAAGGCTTTTTCAAAGTCAGGAGTTTCGAGATTGCAGCATCAAATCCTTCGGTATTTGCCAGCATCACGATCGTTTCTGATTGTTCGATGTAGGATTGCATAGCAGGCATCACACCTGACAAAGCTGATTTGGTTTCCGTTTGCAGATCGAGGGCGCTCAGTTTTCCAATATAGTTTTTAAAGTTAGCAGACATTTCTTTAACTTCGGTCTGAGATTCCTCAAGACCCGCTTTGTCGCCGGTTTTTGCAGATAACAAAGCTCCCCGTGCCACGGCACGAAGACCATCATGCATCATATCTGCCAACGTCATGTAACGAACTGCTGGCAGCTGTGTCATAGCGACGTTATCGAAGTTTTTCATAAGAGTTGAGGAGTTTAAG is a window of Bdellovibrio sp. SKB1291214 DNA encoding:
- a CDS encoding MCP four helix bundle domain-containing protein gives rise to the protein MALVLGFIVVLVSVRFLSFLNSSTLMKNFDNVAMTQLPAVRYMTLADMMHDGLRAVARGALLSAKTGDKAGLEESQTEVKEMSANFKNYIGKLSALDLQTETKSALSGVMPAMQSYIEQSETIVMLANTEGFDAAISKLLTLKKPLRF